The following are from one region of the Vitis riparia cultivar Riparia Gloire de Montpellier isolate 1030 chromosome 14, EGFV_Vit.rip_1.0, whole genome shotgun sequence genome:
- the LOC117931219 gene encoding E3 ubiquitin-protein ligase ATL6-like: MISGSVSQANRNGATLVCGLLRFGGFSQHGTVSLWILLLLLPFAGAQSDTSNDPYQQQRFSSSMAIIIVILVAALFLMGFFSVYIRHCSDSRNGGSIRAAAGAALGRSRRGTRGLDQAVLETFPTFEYSVVKGLKIGKGVLECAVCLNEFEDNETLRLIPKCDHVFHPECIDAWLASHVTCPVCRANLTEPAVPTDYSAAVEAAESAGESDHDGEDRRSEINAVREVSIRVADDETDVQQAPDVINPNQSLHQNRPPRSKSTRPRKFPRSHSTGHSLIQPGENCERFTLKLPEDVRKQIMKRALNRTTSLLVLPREGSSRQGYRTAGEGSSRGKNFRRFDRLERSGKSDRWTFSITPPFFSRASSLKSPKVAADGEATSSTSPRKPTLTPKASFGAKRDPAGTPPVGSPRQPVGSPRPPV; the protein is encoded by the coding sequence ATGATCAGCGGTTCAGTTTCCCAGGCGAACAGGAATGGTGCCACTCTCGTTTGTGGGCTGCTTCGCTTTGGTGGCTTTTCTCAGCATGGCACGGTGTCTCTCTGGATTCTCTTGCTCTTGCTGCCTTTCGCCGGAGCTCAGTCCGACACGTCCAACGATCCGTACCAGCAGCAGCGGTTCAGTTCATCCATGGCAATTATTATCGTAATCCTTGTAGCTGCGCTCTTCTTGATGGGATTCTTCTCCGTATACATCCGTCACTGCTCCGACTCGCGTAACGGCGGCAGTATTCGCGCGGCCGCCGGAGCCGCTCTTGGTCGGTCGCGACGCGGTACGCGTGGTCTGGATCAGGCGGTGCTCGAAACATTTCCCACGTTTGAGTATTCTGTCGTGAAAGGGCTCAAGATCGGGAAAGGCGTGCTGGAGTGCGCCGTGTGCCTGAATGAGTTTGAGGATAATGAAACTCTGCGTTTGATTCCGAAGTGCGATCACGTGTTCCATCCGGAGTGCATCGATGCTTGGCTGGCTTCGCACGTTACGTGCCCGGTATGCCGCGCGAACCTGACTGAGCCGGCGGTGCCCACCGACTATTCCGCTGCTGTGGAAGCGGCGGAATCAGCCGGTGAATCCGATCATGACGGTGAGGATAGGAGATCGGAGATCAACGCTGTACGCGAGGTCTCGATTCGAGTGGCGGATGATGAAACTGATGTCCAACAAGCGCCTGATGTGATAAACCCAAACCAATCGCTGCACCAGAACCGACCTCCGAGATCGAAATCGACGCGGCCTCGAAAGTTTCCTCGGTCGCACTCTACCGGTCACTCGCTCATCCAACCAGGCGAGAACTGCGAGCGGTTCACTCTGAAGCTGCCGGAGGACGTGCGCAAACAGATAATGAAGCGAGCTCTAAACCGCACGACGAGTCTCTTGGTGTTGCCAAGGGAAGGGAGCTCGCGGCAGGGATACCGAACCGCCGGCGAAGGAAGCAGCCGAGGAAAAAACTTCCGCCGTTTTGACCGTTTGGAGCGGTCGGGGAAGTCGGATCGGTGGACTTTCTCCATAACTCCGCCGTTCTTCTCCAGAGCATCGTCGTTAAAATCGCCGAAGGTGGCTGCCGACGGCGAGGCAACATCCTCAACTTCACCGCGCAAGCCTACATTGACTCCCAAGGCGTCTTTTGGTGCCAAACGCGATCCCGCCGGAACGCCACCGGTCGGCTCCCCTCGACAACCGGTCGGCTCCCCGCGACCACCGGTTTAA